From Orcinus orca chromosome 3, mOrcOrc1.1, whole genome shotgun sequence, a single genomic window includes:
- the SPRY4 gene encoding protein sprouty homolog 4, with the protein MEPPIPQSVPLTPSSVMVQPLLDSRMAHGRLQHPLTILPIDQMKTSHVENDYIDNPGLAPPTGPKRTRGAAPELALTPARCDQDITHHWISFSGRPSSVSSSSSTSSDQRLLDHMAPPPVADQASPRAVRIQPKAIHCKPLDLKGPAVPPELDKHFLLCEACGKCKCKECASPRTLPSCWVCNQECLCSAQTLVNYSTCMCLVQGVFYHCTNEDDEGSCADHPCSCSRSNCCARWSFMGALSLVLPCLLCYLPATGCVKLAQRGYDRLRRPGCRCKHTNSVICKAAAGDAKASRPDKPF; encoded by the coding sequence ATGGAGCCCCCGATCCCACAGAGCGTCCCCTTGACTCCCAGCTCAGTCATGGTCCAGCCCCTTCTGGACAGCCGTATGGCCCACGGCCGGCTCCAGCACCCCCTCACCATTCTCCCCATCGACCAGATGAAGACCAGCCACGTGGAGAACGACTACATCGACAATCCTGGCCTGGCACCTCCCACCGGCCCCAAGCGGACCCGGGGTGCAGCCCCAGAGCTGGCCCTGACACCCGCCCGCTGTGACCAGGACATCACCCACCACTGGATCTCCTTCAGCGGGCGCCCCAGCTCtgtgagcagcagcagcagtacgTCCTCTGACCAGCGCCTCTTAGACCACATGGCCCCCCCGCCCGTGGCTGACCAGGCCTCCCCGAGGGCCGTGCGCATCCAGCCCAAGGCCATCCACTGCAAGCCACTGGACCTCAAGGGTCCGGCCGTCCCCCCAGAGCTGGACAAGCACTTCTTGCTGTGCGAGGCCTGCGGGAAGTGTAAGTGCAAGGAGTGCGCGTCCCCCCGGACGTTGCCCTCCTGCTGGGTCTGCAACCAGGAGTGCCTGTGCTCCGCCCAGACGCTGGTCAACTATAGCACCTGCATGTGCCTGGTGCAGGGCGTCTTCTACCACTGCACCAACGAGGACGATGAGGGCTCCTGCGCCGACCACCCCTGCTCCTGCTCGCGCTCAAACTGCTGCGCCCGCTGGTCCTTCATGGGCGCCCTCTCCCTGGTGCTGCCCTGCCTGCTCTGCTACCTGCCCGCCACTGGCTGCGTGAAGCTGGCCCAGCGCGGCTATGACCGCCTGCGCCGCCCCGGATGCCGCTGCAAGCACACGAACAGCGTCATCTGCAAGGCAGCCGCCGGGGACGCCAAGGCCAGCAGACCCGACAAGCCTTTCTGA